The following coding sequences are from one Chloroflexota bacterium window:
- a CDS encoding DUF2235 domain-containing protein, translated as MKNIVICSDGTSAEYSHRNTNIVKLYQYVIRDSEQIAFYDPGVGTFSFLGREIGRRMGVMLGKAFGAGVQQNIEDAYRYLMDRYEPGDRVFLFGFSRGAFTVRALAGMLHKCGLLQKGSNNLIPYASKIYNRHDNEDLAAGFKETYSHECKPHFIGVWDTVGAMGWLWGRKFFDTYLNEDVTYGYHAVSIDERRRHFPVSLWNESRMIEHQTIVQVWFPGFHSDVGGSNPDPGISDITLKWMLENARDKGLRLKEGWTENLNPNPHGRIDESWKGIWRIRRPAVRRVPEFASIHSSVFKRMENPATRYQPRNLPAQYHEVE; from the coding sequence ATGAAGAACATCGTGATCTGCAGCGACGGAACCAGCGCCGAGTACAGCCATCGCAATACCAATATAGTCAAGTTGTACCAGTATGTCATACGTGATTCTGAGCAGATTGCCTTCTACGATCCGGGTGTCGGCACCTTTAGCTTCCTGGGACGAGAAATCGGGCGGCGCATGGGGGTTATGCTTGGGAAGGCTTTTGGCGCGGGCGTGCAACAGAACATCGAGGATGCCTACAGGTACCTTATGGACAGATACGAGCCGGGGGATAGGGTGTTCCTCTTCGGATTCAGTCGTGGAGCGTTTACCGTTAGGGCGCTCGCGGGCATGTTGCACAAGTGCGGTCTGCTGCAAAAGGGCAGCAACAACCTCATCCCCTACGCTTCCAAGATCTATAACCGGCATGACAATGAGGACCTTGCCGCCGGATTCAAGGAAACATACTCCCATGAATGCAAGCCGCACTTCATTGGCGTCTGGGACACCGTTGGGGCAATGGGCTGGTTATGGGGAAGGAAATTCTTCGACACATACCTGAACGAGGACGTGACTTACGGCTATCATGCAGTCTCAATAGACGAAAGACGACGGCATTTCCCGGTGAGTCTTTGGAATGAAAGCAGAATGATTGAGCATCAGACCATAGTGCAAGTTTGGTTCCCAGGGTTCCACTCTGATGTTGGCGGTTCGAATCCCGACCCGGGGATATCCGACATCACGTTGAAATGGATGTTGGAGAATGCGAGAGATAAGGGCCTGCGCCTGAAAGAAGGGTGGACGGAAAATCTCAACCCCAACCCCCATGGTCGAATTGATGAGTCCTGGAAGGGTATATGGCGTATCCGACGTCCGGCAGTGCGGCGTGTTCCAGAATTCGCCAGTATCCACTCCAGCGTGTTCAAGCGTATGGAGAATCCTGCCACCCGCTATCAACCCCGAAACCTGCCGGCCCAATACCATGAAGTGGAGTAG
- a CDS encoding DegV family protein codes for MAVRIVTDSTADLSADVVERLGVTVVAQNVHFGTDTYKDNVTITPDTFFSMLATSKELPKTSQASPGDFKEVYDSVGEGADGIVSIHVAAKLSGTYNSAVQAKDLTTAACPIEVIDTTQASMGEGLVVIAAAEAANGGASMEEVVAVASGAAERSCCMALLETLEYLQKGGRIGKAQAMLGSILQIKPMIIVRDGEVHELGKARTFAKALVKLRETAHDMGPADALAVIHSTTPDAAQAFADSLSEMLPAGSVPYIARFGPALGVHVGPGAIGVALLQSQA; via the coding sequence ATGGCAGTCAGAATTGTAACGGACAGCACGGCGGACCTTTCGGCTGACGTGGTCGAGCGGCTTGGCGTCACCGTGGTCGCCCAGAACGTGCACTTTGGCACTGACACCTACAAGGACAACGTGACCATCACCCCGGACACCTTCTTTTCGATGCTCGCCACCAGTAAGGAGTTGCCGAAGACGTCGCAGGCATCGCCGGGTGACTTCAAAGAGGTCTACGACAGCGTTGGCGAAGGCGCCGATGGCATAGTCTCCATCCACGTGGCGGCGAAACTGAGCGGCACGTACAATTCCGCGGTCCAGGCAAAGGACCTGACAACCGCCGCCTGCCCCATAGAAGTCATCGACACAACGCAAGCCTCTATGGGCGAGGGCCTCGTGGTCATCGCGGCAGCGGAAGCCGCCAACGGCGGTGCGAGCATGGAAGAGGTGGTCGCCGTCGCGAGTGGCGCCGCGGAGCGGTCGTGCTGCATGGCCCTGCTGGAAACGCTTGAGTACCTGCAAAAGGGCGGCCGGATAGGCAAGGCGCAGGCCATGTTGGGCTCCATTCTGCAGATCAAGCCCATGATCATCGTTCGTGACGGCGAAGTGCATGAATTGGGCAAGGCCCGTACCTTCGCCAAAGCGCTGGTGAAGCTGCGCGAGACGGCGCACGATATGGGGCCCGCGGACGCCTTGGCGGTCATCCACAGCACCACGCCGGACGCGGCTCAGGCATTTGCGGACAGCCTCTCAGAGATGCTGCCGGCGGGCTCGGTCCCGTACATCGCCAGGTTCGGCCCGGCGCTCGGCGTGCACGTCGGCCCCGGAGCAATCGGCGTGGCCCTGCTGCAGTCGCAGGCCTGA